The DNA sequence GACACCCGTGCCTGGCTGCGTGCCGAAATTATCAGGCGTTTTCCCAAGGAAGTGGTCGCCGCGTCTTGGTCGCATCTGACCGTACGGGATGGAAACCGTATGGATAATGATGATGAAGACATGGCTGGCCTCCATCAAACGGCAAAGGCGCACATCGGAAAGGTTCCGGCCGATAATTCGCGTGATTGTCAATTGCCCTTAACCGATGTGGAAGGAAACGTGATGGAAGCTTCAGGACCAGAGCTTTTTTCCTTGGATATTTCACAATCAAGGCGCTGGACCAAGCAGCGTTGCGGGGAAATCCTCAACGAATGCGGTCATCGGCATGAAACAGCTGCACAGACGCTGCGCAGCCTTAAAACTGCTGTTAGATAAGTGTCAACGGGCATCGCCCTTGCATTGACACTTGAAGAATTGGATCTTTGCCGGTCTTTGTTCGTTTCGGCCCGTGTTTGTCTGTGCTTCCGGTCCTGACCATGCCGAAAGCCTGAACGTGAAGACAACACCTACTAGCGACTGGTTATGTATTTGTGATGTTTCGCAGGGATGGGCTTGTTTCTTGTCTGCACGTATTTTATCGTCAGACAGCTGATCGCAGCGATGATGATGATGGACATTTCCAACATATCGGTCCTTTTCGTGTTCTTGCCGTTGGTTTCGGCAGGTGTGATCGTACGGATTGCGGAGACCAAAAGCCGATGGTCGTTGATTCCGTAGGGGGTACATGTCATGAGTGTGACCCTGTCTTGCCCGGGTTCGATTCTGAGTTTGCTGTCGTCGTCGGGCAGGATGACGTTGATGCGGTCGACCCGATACGACAACGTCCTGCCCATCGATTTGATGGAAAACCCGTCCCCGATACGCATCTCATCAAGTCTGGTGAACATCAATGCGTCGGTCATGCCGGTGTGGGCGGCTATCACGGCGTGTGTGGAAGGACCTCCCACCGGCAGCGAACTGCCGTAGAGATGGCCGGCTCCGTTGGCGAGAATCTCGTCGTCGGTGCCGTGATAGATCGGCAGCCGCACTGAGATCTTGGGTATGGTAATCGTCGCCATGATGCCTTCGCCTTGGTCGAGCAGGGATTGATAGCCCCCGGCATGGTCGGAGTCCGATGATGCCGGGATTGTCGAATATGGGGAGTTCGTGGGAATTTCCCCCAGAAATGGTTGACCGGTCTTGGCAAGTTCGGTGTTGTAGCGATGCGCCATCTCCAGCTCATATTTCAGATGTTGCGGTGATTGGGATTCGGCAAGAACTTCTGATACTTCGGCGTTGTGCGCCAATTTTCTGGAGGATATTTGCTGGAGTATCAGGGGATAGGCGATGGCGGAAATCCCTAGTACGATCAACGCAATCGCACAGGCCTTGAGAATAATGGGGGCGATCGGTGCATGGGTTCCACCGCCGCCTGACCATGAATCATTATTGATGGGATTGCCGTCAAAATCGGATGAGACCACATCGACCTGTTTGCTCGACATGCGTCGGCAAATCGATGGTGGTGACGTGGTCTCATCCGTTTTCATATCATTCTTCTTTTAAGCGCTGCAATCAGCGGGAAGCCGCGTTCTTGCCGACATGTGAACGTTGGCTTCTGCGCACGGCGAGGTAGATTCCTGCACCGGCGCCAACCAGCAGCATGCCGAGGATAATGCGAATCGTGATGCCCGCTTTGCCGGTGCTGGGCAGATCGATGACGGTCTTGATGTTCTTGACGATGTAGAGCTGCGGATTGGTGTCGTCTTTGGAAACGAGGCCGTAAAGGTCATCGGCGGGTGCTGAATAATTGACGGAGTCCAGCGTCTGGTCGCTCCTGAATGACGGGGTAATGGTCACGCTGAATTTGAAATCGGTGGGGATGATGTAGCCATCGGTCGGTTTGATCTCTTTCAATGTGTAGGTGCCTGCATCGACTCCTGAGATCGTGATGGTGCCGCTCGCGGGGACCACCAGCTTGTCCACACTTGCCTCGCCAGTCTGAGGTGGACGATAGCCTCCGTTGCCGTCGCTGTACATGGGCATCGGTGTGGTGGATGTGCCTTGGAAGATCTGGAACTCGGTACCGGGCAGCACCGTGCCTTCGGACTTCGAAATCTTCCTGATTGCGAAGTTGAAGGTGTAGACATGCTTTTCGACGCTTGGGGTGGTGGTCCCATGACAGTCGGTGGATTGATTGTCCTTGTAGGTGACTGTCGCGCTGTTCTTGGAATCCCCATGATCGATGGTGATTGCGTCATCGTTGAGCACCACCGTGTAGGTGATTTCGATCGGTTGTCCGGCAAGACTGTAATCCTGAATGCTCATTTTGCCTTTGATATATGCGGAGAGGTTGAAAACGAACGAGGCGCCCTTCGCTGTGGTGTGGCTGGAAGCAACGGTGGACACCGGTTCCTGATGCTGGTTGAACACCGAAAGGGCATATTGCCCTGTGGTGAGCGTTGTATCGCCGATTTTCACGGTTGGGTTCAATAGCGACGAGTCGTAGGTCAGTCCGGCAGAAAGTTGGTCGTTGACTTGCAGTATGTAGGTGTTCGGATCGTAATGGGTGTAGAGGGGAACCGTTGAATTGATGGTGAATTTGATTGGGTCGCCGACTTTGTGTGTCGGACTGTCCACATTCTTCACCGGTTTTTTGAGATATGTGGATTTCACCTGGGCCGATGAAGTCATACCTGGCAGGTTCACGCTTGCGCCGTCGACCATTTTGCCGGCTTTGGTGCTTACCAGCATGGGGATGGTTTGCAGCGTACCCGTATTCGGATCGGGTTGCGGGGTGGTGTCTTCGATCAGATAGATGCCGTTGGGGATGTTGAAATGGGCAACCGCATTCCCGCTTGCGTCGGCTGCGCCTCCTGTCGTTTTAACCGTTGAAGTTGAGATCGCATTGGCAATGTCGGTCTGGGTGGCGAGATTCTGGATGAAATCACGGACGTTGCCGGCATAGGGGGACTGTCCGGATGTGTCGTGGTTGAATCCCCAGTTTTCCGCGACCCAGCTGATGGGATCAGTGAACTGGGCGTGTGCGTCGGTCGCGGTCAGTGCGGTGGAGGCCGCGTTCCTGATTGCCGTGTTGCCCACGGAGACGACCTCCATGGTATTGTGTGCGGGGTCCTGAAGGTTGTAATCGCCGAGTTTGACGGCGACGAAGGTGTGGTTGCTGATTGTATCCTGGGCGCCGGTAATGTCGAAATCGACGTTGGGCTGGTCTTCTGTGGCCGACGCGATTGTCGCGGTGCTTGCAAGCATGGCTGTTCCGGTCAGCAAAGCCAGAGCGGAAATCATGAGTTTCTTTGCAGATAGGTGTTTCATGGGGAGGTTCTCTCCTGTTTTCTTCGATGAGATAAGGGATTTTTGATATGCCGTTATCGTTGCTCGATGGATTTTCGCAAATCGGTTGAGTACTCCTGAAACCAATGAGAGGCCGCCATACGGAATCATTCGTAGCTGTAAAACGACAATTTGTATTACCGATGAACAGGTTGTGTCCATGGCAGGCGTTGGTCCCGTTTATTGGTCAGGAAGCGTTTGGTTTGATATTCGGCGGACAGGCCATTATCGTCGGGGTAAATGCAATATGTGTTACGCCCCGGGAGTAAGATAAAAAAATGGTAGCGAGTTCACCAAAATTCGATACCTTGACTGTCTCCTGCATGATTTTGAACGGATCGCAGGAGACAGCATTTTTATCATTGGTCTTATGGGTTGACTGGATGCTTGACGTTAGGGGCATCCTTGTTGATTGTTCGAGCAACTATAGGCTGTTGCTCGCTTTGATCTCAAGACGGTGCCATGTAAACTCCTCGCGACTGTACATATATGTTGATAGACATCAATATTGGTTAGCATAGCGTCAAAAATATTGAGACATGTGTCTTGATAAAGCGTAAAACGATATGATCGAAGCGGTATAAGAATTTTTCGAAACCATTGATGTCTTTGAGAAATTACAAGACTGCAACGATGCGGAAATCAGTTTATTCATCAGTTAGTTATTTTTCGCTATTGATGATATTTTTTAATCAGATAGGCTTTTTGACGTTTATTGTTGTGGTGCATACTATGAAAACAAATTGGCCCGTTTTGCAATTCGTTGTGCAAAACGGGCCAATCCATGCAAAGGTTAAAGGCTTGCCACCAGCAGACGATACCGATCATCAGGCATAAAGGCGAACGGATCGATCAATACGGCTTCGTGATGGGTTGGAGCTGTCGTCTTCAAATGCGTCCAGTCGCAGCTGAACGTGGCACCCGATTGCAAGGCTCGATGGACGAATCCGCCGCGCAATGCGGCCCGGGTGTCGTGAGGCGGGTTTTTAACGGCATATTCGACGGCACCATCCGATACGAGCGTTTCCATCAATCCGTGGCCTACCAACAACGGATAAATGCTTCCATTGACGATGTCATGATAGTTCATATCGATTTGTCGGGCCTGTGCCGGTGAAAGCGAAGGATTGCGTTCCTTCATTTTGCCGAGCAGCTGGTATTTCGCCACCCAGTCGACACGATTGGAAAGCCCGTCGAAATCCTTGGCAG is a window from the Bifidobacterium sp. ESL0745 genome containing:
- a CDS encoding class C sortase; amino-acid sequence: MKTDETTSPPSICRRMSSKQVDVVSSDFDGNPINNDSWSGGGGTHAPIAPIILKACAIALIVLGISAIAYPLILQQISSRKLAHNAEVSEVLAESQSPQHLKYELEMAHRYNTELAKTGQPFLGEIPTNSPYSTIPASSDSDHAGGYQSLLDQGEGIMATITIPKISVRLPIYHGTDDEILANGAGHLYGSSLPVGGPSTHAVIAAHTGMTDALMFTRLDEMRIGDGFSIKSMGRTLSYRVDRINVILPDDDSKLRIEPGQDRVTLMTCTPYGINDHRLLVSAIRTITPAETNGKNTKRTDMLEMSIIIIAAISCLTIKYVQTRNKPIPAKHHKYITSR
- a CDS encoding isopeptide-forming domain-containing fimbrial protein, whose amino-acid sequence is MKHLSAKKLMISALALLTGTAMLASTATIASATEDQPNVDFDITGAQDTISNHTFVAVKLGDYNLQDPAHNTMEVVSVGNTAIRNAASTALTATDAHAQFTDPISWVAENWGFNHDTSGQSPYAGNVRDFIQNLATQTDIANAISTSTVKTTGGAADASGNAVAHFNIPNGIYLIEDTTPQPDPNTGTLQTIPMLVSTKAGKMVDGASVNLPGMTSSAQVKSTYLKKPVKNVDSPTHKVGDPIKFTINSTVPLYTHYDPNTYILQVNDQLSAGLTYDSSLLNPTVKIGDTTLTTGQYALSVFNQHQEPVSTVASSHTTAKGASFVFNLSAYIKGKMSIQDYSLAGQPIEITYTVVLNDDAITIDHGDSKNSATVTYKDNQSTDCHGTTTPSVEKHVYTFNFAIRKISKSEGTVLPGTEFQIFQGTSTTPMPMYSDGNGGYRPPQTGEASVDKLVVPASGTITISGVDAGTYTLKEIKPTDGYIIPTDFKFSVTITPSFRSDQTLDSVNYSAPADDLYGLVSKDDTNPQLYIVKNIKTVIDLPSTGKAGITIRIILGMLLVGAGAGIYLAVRRSQRSHVGKNAASR